Below is a genomic region from Methanosphaera sp. ISO3-F5.
TTTTATTGTTAAGATATTCTTTTTTAAAAGAATTTTTAGGAGTTTAAAAATGAGAACATGTTCATTCTGTGGAGAAGAAATTCCAGAAGGTACAGGAAAAATGTATGTCCGTAGAGATGGATCAATTTCTTTCTTCTGTAGTAGTAAATGTGAAAAAAATAATAAACTTGGTAGAATTCCAAGAAAAGTTAAGTGGGTTAAACAATGAAACAAAGAACATTCGCCATGTTAAAACCTGATGCAGTTAAAAGAAGATTAACAGGTAAAATTTTATCAAGATTTGAAGAACGTGGTATTAAAATAATAGCAGCTAAAACTCTTATGATTTCAGAAGAGCTTGCAAAAACTCATTATGGTGAACATAGTGAAAAACCATTTTTCAATGATTTAGTTTCATACATTACCTCTGGACCAGTATTTGCTATGGTCTTAGAAGCTGATGATGTAATAGCTCAAGTAAGAAGAATGGTAGGAGCAACAAATCCTAAAGAAGCAGATGTTGGAACAATTCGTGGAGATTATGCTATTGATCTTGGACGTAATGTTATACATGCTTCAGATTCTGAAGAATCCGCAGTAAGAGAAATAGGTTTATTCTTCGATGAATCAGAATTCTGTGATTATGAATTACCTGATGAAGATATTATATATGAATAAGAGCCATAAGAATATATTTCTTTTATTTGCTCTTTTTGCTATTATTGTAATGTAGATATAGTAATATTGAAGTTTAATAATGTAATCAATAACTTCAAAACCCTAATAAATATTTATTTTAATTTGCGCAAATAATAAAAAAAAATAAAATATCTACTTATTGATTAGTATAGGATGATTTCAATATTCAAATAAGTATATGTTCTACAACAAGGTAATAAAAAAAGTGATACATTTTATTTAAGTTTTTTCAGGGAACATTCAAGTGATTTCTCAGTATTTCAGAAGTTTAATATGGAAAAATAGAACACTAACTTATTTAACCTACTGTTAAATAATACATAAATTTTAAAGCCTGTAAAACATTGTTTTATGGGATAAGATGATTTTTAGGGGATAAGAAAATGAAAACTAGATCACCTATAGTGTCAGTTTTAGGTCATGTAGACCATGGTAAAACAACGCTTCTTGATCATATTAGGGGAAGTACTATTGCATCTAAAGAAGCTGGTGGGATTACACAGCATATTGGTGCAACAGAAATACCTATGGATGTTATATCATCAATTTGTGGTGAGTTCCTAGAAAAAATGAAGATAGAAGACAGACTTCCTGGTTTATTCTTTATTGATACTCCGGGACACGAAGCCTTTACAACACTACGTAAACGTGGTGGATCTTTAGCTGATTTAGCTATTTTAATAATGGATGTTAACGAAGGTTTTAAACCTCAAACATATGAAGCTTTAAACATATTAAAAACATCAAAAACACCGTTTGTAGTTGCTGCAAACAAGATTGACAGAATTCCTGGATGGAACTCTACTGATAACGCATCATTTTCTGAAGTAGTACAAAATCAACATTCAAAAGTTGCATTTGATTTAGATCAGAAACTATATGAAATAGTAGGAGTATTACATCAGGAAGGATTTGAATCAGAACGTTTTGATAGGGTAAGTAACTTTGCAAGTCAAATAACCATAGTGCCTATAAGTGCACGTACCGGTGAAGGATTACCTGAACTTTTAACAATGCTACTTGGTTTAGCATACCAATACTTAAGAGAACAGCTTCAAATAGAAGAGGATGCACCAGCATCAGGAACAGTTCTTGAAGTAAAAGAAGAAAAAGGTCTTGGATTAACCATAGACACAATATTATATGATGGAGTTCTTAATAAAGACGACCATATTATGATGTTAACAAAGGATAATAAAGTCATATCCTCCAAGATTAGAAGTCTTCTCAAACCAAAGGCATTAGAGGAAATCAGAGAATCCAAGACAATGTTCGAGGATACTGATCAGATTGTAGCAGCAGCAGGAGTAAAAATAGTTGCTCCACGTGTAGATGATGTAGTATCAGGTTCACCATTAAAAGTAGCTAATGATGACAACTTAAGGATTGAGGAAGAATTATTATCTGAAGTGGATAATATACGTATTCAGACAAGTGATGTTGGTATAATTGTTAAAGCCGATACCCTAGGTTCTCTCGAAGCACTAGTTAACATACTTGATGATAAGGATATACCTATAAAATCTGCAGAAATAGGCGATATTTCACGTAGAGATATCATTAATGCATCAATCATGTATGAAGAGGATACTAAATATGGGGTAATAGTAGCATTTAATGTAAACATATTACCATCAGCAGAACAGGAATTAGCAGACCAGGATATCAAAGTATTCCAGGATAAAGTAATTTATCAATTAACTGAGGATTACATTGAATGGGTTACAACAGCAAAAGAACGCCAGAAAAACGAAAGATTACAATCACTTGTACGTCCAGCAACAATACGCATAATGCCAAAACTAGTATTCCGTAACAGTAAACCAGCAATTGCCGGAGTAGAAATAATGTCTGGTATAATTGAAAGAGGTGCTGTATTAATAAACAATAAGGGAAACTATGTTGGTCGTGTAGAAAGCATGGAAGACAATGGTGAAAGCCTACCAAAATCAGCAAGAGGATCAAAAGTCGCAATGGCAATAGCCGATGCAACATTTGAAAAAGATTTTGAAGAAGGAGACATCTTATACGTAGACATGGATGAACGTAACTTCATGGCAGTAATCAATGAATTAGGGGATAAGTTGTTAGATGATGAGCTTCACACACTAGATGAGCTTAAAGAAATTAAACAACAAGTAGAAGATCCAAACTGGGGAGTAGTAAACACTGACTGGAGTGAACTGGACACCCTAGATGAAGATGAATACGAAGACTTCTACTAAAAAAAAATATTATATTACAATAACAAAAAAAATGTAGGAATAAGTAACTACAAAAAAAAACAATACTTAAAAACAAATAACGGAGGCCTATAATGGCATATAAAGTAGTAGTATCAGATGCAGATGTAACATACCAATTAGAATTAGAAGACAAAGATGCAAAAATCGTAAACGGTCTTAAAATTGGAGACGAATTCAGTGGTGGAGTATTAGGACTAAAAGGTTACAAACTCAAAATCACCGGAGGAAGCGACAAAAACGGTTTCCCAATGAAACCTGACGTAGATGGTACAAGAAGATTCAAAAGTTTAGTAAGTGAAGGAGTAGGATTCAAACCTACCA
It encodes:
- a CDS encoding 50S ribosomal protein L24e, producing MRTCSFCGEEIPEGTGKMYVRRDGSISFFCSSKCEKNNKLGRIPRKVKWVKQ
- the ndk gene encoding nucleoside-diphosphate kinase, whose translation is MKQRTFAMLKPDAVKRRLTGKILSRFEERGIKIIAAKTLMISEELAKTHYGEHSEKPFFNDLVSYITSGPVFAMVLEADDVIAQVRRMVGATNPKEADVGTIRGDYAIDLGRNVIHASDSEESAVREIGLFFDESEFCDYELPDEDIIYE
- the infB gene encoding translation initiation factor IF-2, with the translated sequence MKTRSPIVSVLGHVDHGKTTLLDHIRGSTIASKEAGGITQHIGATEIPMDVISSICGEFLEKMKIEDRLPGLFFIDTPGHEAFTTLRKRGGSLADLAILIMDVNEGFKPQTYEALNILKTSKTPFVVAANKIDRIPGWNSTDNASFSEVVQNQHSKVAFDLDQKLYEIVGVLHQEGFESERFDRVSNFASQITIVPISARTGEGLPELLTMLLGLAYQYLREQLQIEEDAPASGTVLEVKEEKGLGLTIDTILYDGVLNKDDHIMMLTKDNKVISSKIRSLLKPKALEEIRESKTMFEDTDQIVAAAGVKIVAPRVDDVVSGSPLKVANDDNLRIEEELLSEVDNIRIQTSDVGIIVKADTLGSLEALVNILDDKDIPIKSAEIGDISRRDIINASIMYEEDTKYGVIVAFNVNILPSAEQELADQDIKVFQDKVIYQLTEDYIEWVTTAKERQKNERLQSLVRPATIRIMPKLVFRNSKPAIAGVEIMSGIIERGAVLINNKGNYVGRVESMEDNGESLPKSARGSKVAMAIADATFEKDFEEGDILYVDMDERNFMAVINELGDKLLDDELHTLDELKEIKQQVEDPNWGVVNTDWSELDTLDEDEYEDFY
- a CDS encoding 30S ribosomal protein S6e, producing MAYKVVVSDADVTYQLELEDKDAKIVNGLKIGDEFSGGVLGLKGYKLKITGGSDKNGFPMKPDVDGTRRFKSLVSEGVGFKPTKKGLRRRKTVRGNTIADDISQINVKVSERGEQTLAEIFAEPEEEAQEE